A genomic window from Brassica oleracea var. oleracea cultivar TO1000 chromosome C8, BOL, whole genome shotgun sequence includes:
- the LOC106312217 gene encoding ethylene-responsive transcription factor ERF017-like, producing the protein MDQGPSSSKYKGVRKRKWGKWVSEIRLPNSRERIWLGSYDSPEKAARAFDAALYCLRGSGTKFNFPDNPPAISGGGNMSRSEIRDAAARFANSEESVASEMVVQQQESPSTTMAIDSEFLSMLPTVGSGNFASDFGLFPGFDDFADEFLGDRFVEQVSPTWNGDESCYDGSVSLWNF; encoded by the coding sequence ATGGATCAGGGACCGTCGTCGTCAAAGTACAAAGGCGTGAGGAAGAGGAAGTGGGGGAAGTGGGTTTCGGAGATCAGACTTCCCAACAGCAGAGAGCGTATCTGGTTGGGATCTTACGACTCTCCCGAGAAGGCGGCGCGCGCCTTCGACGCCGCTCTTTACTGCCTCCGAGGAAGCGGCACCAAGTTCAATTTCCCGGATAATCCTCCGGCGATCAGCGGCGGAGGGAACATGTCGCGATCGGAGATCCGAGACGCCGCCGCGAGGTTCGCTAATTCGGAAGAGAGTGTGGCGAGTGAGATGGTGGTGCAGCAGCAAGAGTCTCCTTCGACGACGATGGCGATTGATTCGGAGTTTTTGAGTATGCTTCCGACGGTCGGGTCGGGTAATTTTGCTTCGGATTTCGGGTTGTTTCCCGGGTTCGATGATTTCGCGGACGAATTTTTAGGTGATCGTTTTGTAGAACAGGTTTCGCCTACGTGGAATGGGGATGAGAGTTGTTATGATGGCTCTGTGTCTCTTTGGAATTTTTGA
- the LOC106312216 gene encoding auxin response factor 19-like, whose amino-acid sequence MKAPSNGFHPNSTEGEKKPINSQLWHACAGPMVSLPPVGSLVVYFPQGHSEQVAASMQKQTDFIPNYPNLPSKLICLLHSVTLHADTETDEVYAQMTLQPVNKYDREALLASDMGLKLNRQPTEFFCKTLTASDTSSHGGFSVPRRAAEKIFPPLDFSMQPPAQEIVAKDLHDTTWTFRHIYRGQPKRHLLTTGWSVFVSTKRLLAGDSVLFVRDEKSQLMLGIRRANRQTPTLSSSVISSDSMHIGILAAAAHANANSSPFTIFFNPRASPSEFVVPLAKYNKALYAQVSLVMRFRMMFETEDCGVRRYMGTVTGVSDLDPVRWKGSQWRNLQVGWDESTAGDRPSRVSIWEIEPVITPFYICPPPFFRPKYPRQPGMPDDELDMENAFKRAMPWMGEEFGMKDAQSSMFPGLSLVQWMGMQQNNTLSAGYTTTQLPSAYNLPNNFAANDPSKLFNFQSPNLSPVNSQFNKPNMVSSHISQQMQVQPAMVKSQQQEQQKVQMSHQQLQQGVFNAGCANNGVSVVSCQNQSTGFSQSELQQQSMLSNGSAKMNNQNKGSSQMTLQELQFQQQMELHNSSQNQQEQSSMHSLQQNPQQLQMQQQPSQPSPSQKLQLQLLQKLQQQQQSIPPVSSSLQPQLSAALQQTQSHQLQQLLSSQNQQPFSASTFMQPPQVQLSHHQQQGHMNNKPLVAAGRRSHSGHTDGEAPPSCSTSPSAKNTIHDNISPTNFLSRNQQQGQAVSVPEPDPVQELYTKTESRNNLRSAADQINVSTAGTTYCPDAVGTAQQQQQAFPLPSFGDCQRNNLAFAGNLEAVTTSDALYSQKDFQNLVPTYGNAPRDIETELSSAAISSQSFGIPSIPFKSGGSNEIGGVNDSGIMNGGGLWPNQAQRMRTYTKVQKRGSVGRSIDVTRYSGYEELRNDLARMFGIEGQLEDPRPSDWKLVYTDHENDILLVGDDPWEEFVNCVQNIKILSSVEVQQMSLDGDLAAIPATNQVCSETDSGNAWKVHYEDTSAAASFNR is encoded by the exons ATGAAAGCTCCATCAAATGGATTCCATCCCAATTCAACCGAAG GAGAGAAGAAACCAATCAATTCTCAGCTATGGCACGCTTGTGCAGGCCCTATGGTTTCACTACCTCCTGTGGGAAGTCTTGTGGTTTACTTCCCCCAAGGACATAGCGAGCAA GTTGCAGCATCGATGCAGAAGCAAACTGATTTTATACCAAATTATCCAAACCTTCCTTCTAAGCTCATTTGCTTGCTTCACAGTGTCACACTACAT GCTGATACCGAGACAGATGAAGTCTATGCACAAATGACTCTTCAACCTGTGAATAAG TACGACAGAGAAGCATTGCTAGCTTCTGATATGGGTCTGAAGCTAAACAGACAACCTACTGAGTTTTTCTGCAAGACGCTTACAGCGAGTGACACCAGCTCACACGGTGGGTTCTCTGTACCACGCCGTGCAGCTGAGAAAATCTTCCCTCCTCTT GACTTCTCAATGCAACCGCCTGCACAAGAGATTGTAGCTAAAGATTTACACGACACTACATGGACCTTCAGACATATCTACCGAG GCCAACCAAAAAGACACTTGCTCACCACAGGCTGGAGCGTTTTCGTTAGCACAAAGAGACTATTAGCTGGTGATTCAGTTTTATTTGTAAG AGATGAGAAGTCACAGCTCATGTTGGGTATAAGACGTGCGAACAGACAAACACCGACTCTTTCCTCATCGGTCATATCCAGCGACAGTATGCACATTGGTATACTTGCAGCAGCAGCTCATGCTAATGCCAATAGCAGCCCTTTTACCATCTTCTTTAATCCAAGAGCGAGTCCTTCAGAGTTTGTAGTTCCTTTAGCCAAATACAACAAAGCGTTGTACGCTCAAGTGTCTCTTGTAATGAGGTTTCGGATGATGTTTGAGACTGAGGATTGTGGGGTTCGTAGGTATATGGGTACAGTCACCGGTGTTAGTGATCTTGATCCTGTTAGATGGAAAGGCTCCCAATGGCGTAATCTTCAGGTAGGATGGGATGAGTCAACAGCTGGAGATAGACCAAGCAGAGTATCTATATGGGAGATTGAACCAGTTATAACTCCTTTTTACATATGCCCTCCTCCATTTTTCAGACCAAAGTACCCGAGGCAACCGGGGATGCCAG ATGATGAGCTGGACATGGAAAACGCTTTCAAGAGAGCAATGCCTTGGATGGGAGAAGAGTTTGGGATGAAAGACGCACAGAGTTCGATGTTTCCTGGTTTAAGCCTGGTTCAGTGGATGGGTATGCAGCAGAACAACACATTGTCAGCTGGTTATACTACTACTCAGCTACCATCCGCTTATAACCTACCAAACAATTTTGCTGCCAACGACCCTTCAAAGCTGTTTAACTTCCAATCACCTAACCTCTCTCCAGTGAACTCCCAGTTCAACAAACCGAACATGGTTAGTAGCCATATCAGTCAACAGATGCAAGTACAACCAGCCATGGTGAAATCTCAACAACAAGAACAACAAAAAGTACAGATGTCACACCAACAGCTGCAGCAAGGGGTTTTTAACGCAGGTTGTGCAAACAATGGCGTGAGTGTTGTCTCTTGTCAGAATCAGTCTACTGGCTTTTCTCAATCTGAGCTTCAGCAGCAGTCAATGCTCTCTAATGGTAGTGCTAAAATGAACAACCAGAACAAGGGCTCATCTCAAATGACATTACAAGAATTGCAGTTTCAGCAGCAAATGGAATTGCATAACAGTAGCCAAAACCAGCAAGAACAGTCTTCTATGCATTCACTACAACAAAATCCTCAGCAACTCCAGATGCAACAGCAACCATCACAACCAAGTCCCTCACAGAAGCTTCAGTTGCAGCTACTGCAGAAGTTACAGCAACAACAGCAGTCAATCCCTCCTGTAAGCTCGTCCTTACAGCCCCAGTTATCCGCCGCGTTGCAGCAGACACAAAGCCATCAACTGCAACAACTGCTGTCGTCTCAGAATCAACAGCCATTCTCAGCTTCAACATTCATGCAGCCTCCACAGGTTCAGCTGAGTCACCATCAGCAACAAGGACATATGAATAACAAGCCTCTTGTAGCCGCTGGAAGAAGATCACATTCTGGTCACACAGATGGAGAAGCTCCTCCTTCTTGTTCTACCTCGCCTTCCGCCAAAAACACCATACATGACAATATTTCGCCTACAAATTTCCTGAGCAGAAATCAACAACAAGGACAAGCAGTATCTGTACCTGAACCTGATCCAGTCCAAGAGCTTTATACAAAAACCGAGAGCCGGAACAATCTGAGGAGTGCTGCTGATCAAATCAATGTATCCACAGCGGGAACAACGTATTGTCCTGATGCCGTTGGCACTGCACAGCAGCAGCAACAGGCTTTCCCACTACCATCATTTGGAGATTGCCAAAGAAACAACTTAGCTTTCGCTGGTAATCTTGAAGCCGTAACTACTTCTGATGCTCTCTATTCACAAAAGGACTTTCAGAACTTGGTTCCAACCTACGGCAACGCACCAAGAGACATCGAGACAGAGCTGTCGAGCGCTGCAATAAGTTCTCAGTCATTTGGTATTCCCAGCATCCCCTTTAAGTCCGGAGGCTCAAATGAGATCGGTGGCGTCAATGATTCAGGTATCATGAATGGTGGTGGACTCTGGCCTAATCAGGCTCAACGAATGCGAACGTATACAAAG GTTCAAAAACGAGGATCAGTAGGAAGATCAATAGATGTTACCCGTTATAGCGGATACGAAGAGCTAAGGAATGACTTAGCGAGAATGTTTGGCATCGAAGGACAGCTGGAGGATCCACGACCCTCTGATTGGAAACTCGTCTACACAGATCACGAAAACGATATATTGCTCGTTGGTGATGATCCTTGGGA AGAGTTTGTGAACTGCGTGCAAAACATAAAGATACTATCATCAGTAGAAGTGCAGCAAATGAGCTTAGACGGAGATCTTGCAGCTATCCCAGCTACAAACCAAGTCTGCAGCGAAACGGACAGCGGCAATGCTTGGAAAGTACATTATGAAGACACTTCCGCTGCAGCTTCATTCAACAGATAG